The Microbacterium oleivorans genome contains the following window.
AACTCCCGCAGGCCGGCCAGCGCCCCACCGGGGGCGGTGGCCTCGGAGAAGGTGACGGAGTAGGGGTCGTGCAGGTGCAGCACCTCGACCCGGTCGAGGCCCAGCCGGGCCAGGCTCTCTTCGTACGAGCGCAGGACGCGGTCGCGGTCGAAGCGTCCGGTCTCGGGGTCGCGGTCGACCTTCGTCGCGATGCGGGCGGCGGGCTCGTCGGCCACCTCGGCCCGGGCGATGCCGAGCACCGCCTCCGAGCGACCACCCGCGTACTCGTTCGAGGTGTCGACGACGGGGAAGGGACCGGTGAGGAACGCGCGGGCGTGCCCGACCGCGGTCTGCTCCTCGACGGAGCCGGGCGCGGTGTCCCTGCCGAGTCCGGAGGTGCCGACCGTGATGTCGCCGACGGGGATGCCGGTGTCTCCGAGAACGCGCGGGTGCGGGGTGTTCTGGTCTGGGCTGCTCTGCCGCATGGTGAATATCCATTCTATAATGAATGCGATGTCATCCTACTGATCGGGGACAACGATGGCGACTCCCATGCTGGCCCACCCTCTGTCCGATCCGGACGTCTCGGCGCTGACGGCGGCGCTCGGCGACGCCGGATCGGTGTCGACGCGGGCGCTCGACCGCGTCGCTCAGGCCTCCGACGCGTCGCACGTGCTCCTCACCCCGAGCGCGATCGCGACGGCCGACGACGCCGACGCGGTCGCACGTCTGCTGCGCGCGGCCTCGGAGCGGCGGATGCCGGTGACCTTCCGCTCCGGCGGCACGAGCCTGTCCGGGCAGAGCGCGACCGACGGGCTGCTGGTCGACGTGCGCCGCGGGTTCCGGCGCGTCGACGTGCTCGACGGCGGCCGACGCGTCCGTGCGCAGCCCGGTGCCACGGTGCGCCAGGTGAACACGCGCCTCGCCCGCCACGGGTACCGCCTGGGCCCCGACCCGGCCAGCGAAGCGGCCTGCACGATCGGCGGGGTCGTCAGCAACAACTCCAGCGGTATGGCGTGCGGCACCGTCGAGAACACCTATCGCACCCTCGAGTCCCTCGTCTTCGTGCTCCCCTCCGGCACCGTCGTCGACACCGCCGCGCCCGACGCCGACGCCCGGCTCCGCGCGGCCGAGCCCGACCTCGTCGCCGGCCTCGAACGACTCCGACGCCGGGTGATCTCGAACCCGGCGAGCGTCGCGATCATCGAACGCTCCTTCTCGATGAAGAACACGATGGGCTACGGCGTCAACGCCTTCCTCGACCACGACTCCCCCGCCGAGCTGCTCGCCCACCTCCTCGTCGGCAGCGAGGGCACGCTCGCCTTCGTCGCCGAGGCCACCTACCGCACCGTTGCGATCCGCCCGCGCATCGCGACCACCCTCGCGGTCTTCCGCGACCTCGAGGCGGCCACCCGCGCCCTGCCCGACCTCGTCGACGGCGGCGCGGCCACGCTCGAGCTCATGGACGCCACCAGCCTCCGCGTCGGTCAAGGCCTGCGCGATGCACCCGACGCCATCCGAGGGTTCACCGTCGAGGACCACGCGGCACTGCTCATCGAGTACCACGCCGGCTCCGACGACGAGCTCGATGCGCTCATCGCGGGCGGGGCTCGGCTCCTCGCCGCGCAGCCCCTCCTCGCCCCGGCCGCGCTGTCGAGCGACGTCGCCGCTCGCGCGGCCGCGTGGAAGCTCCGCAAGGGCCTCTACGCCTCGGTGGCCGGAGCACGACCGAGCGGTACGACGGCCCTGCTCGAGGACATCGTCGTCCCCGTCCCCGCCCTCGCGACGACCTGCGGGGCGCTGCAGGAGCTGTTCGCGCGCTACGACTACCGCGACAGCGTGATCTTCGGCCACGCCAAGGACGGCAACATCCACTTCATGCTGACCGACCGGTTCGAGACCGACGACCAGCTGGCGCGCTACGCGGGCTTCACCGAGGCCATGGTCGACCTGGTGCTCGCCGCGGGCGGCAACCTCAAGGCCGAGCACGGCACCGGGCGCGTGATGGCGCCCTACGTGCGGCGCCAGTACGGCGACGAGCTCTACGACGTGATGATGCAGCTCAAGCGGCTGTGCGACCCCGCCGGCATCCTGAATCCGGGCGTGATCATCGACGACGACCCCGCAGCCCACCTGAAGAACATCAAGCTCGCCGAGACGGTCGAGGCCGAGGTCGATCGCTGCGTCGAGTGCGGCTACTGCGAACCCGTCTGTCCGAGCAAGGACCTCACCCTCACGCCGCGCCAGCGGATCGTGGCGCGGCGCGCGATCGCGCGGGCGGAAGCCGCCGGCGACGGACCGCTCGTGGCCGAGCTCGAGCGGGATTACGACTACGCGGGCATCGACACCTGTGCCGTCGACGGCATGTGCCAGACGGCGTGTCCGGTGCTGATCAACACCGGCTCCCTCGTCAAGCGACTGCGGCGCGAAGGGGCGAGCCCCGGCGCCGACGCGGCCTGGGCGGGCGCCGCGCGCGGCTGGGGCGCCGTGACACGGGCGGCGTCGACCGCCCTGAGCGTGGCGGATCGGGTTCCCGCGGCCGCCGTCACCGCGGTCACCGATGTCGGTCGCGCCGTCGTGGGAGCCGACACGCTGCCCCGGTACGACGCCGACCTCCCCCGAGGCGGACGCGCCCGGGGCCGTCTCGGGTCGCACGTCGGCCCATCGGGCGCCGAGCCCGCCGCGGTGTTCCTCCCGGCGTGCGTGAACACGATGTTCGGCCCGGCCGACACCGGAACCGCCACCGGCGCGGGCCCGGGCATCGGGGCGACCGAGGCCTTCCGCCGGCTGGCCGAGCGTGCCGGCGTGGCGCTCGTGGTGCCGAACGGCGTCGACGGGCTGTGCTGCAGCACGCCGTGGACATCGAAGGGCCACGCCCCCGGGCGCGAGGTCATGTCGTCACGCGTCGTCGCGGCCGTGCGATCGGCGAGTCGAGACGGCGTGCTGACGGTCGTGACGGACGCCTCGAGCTGCACCGAGGGCTTCGTCCATCTCCTCTCCGACGCGGGCGTGAGCGTGCGCGTCGAGGACGCCGTCGCGTTCGCGCAGCGCGAGCTGCTCCCCCGCCTCGCGCTGCCGGCGCCGCGGATCGCCACCCTCGCGCTGCATCCCACGTGCTCGTCGGCGCAGCTCGGACTCGACCCCGCCCTGCGCTCGCTCGCCGCGAGCGTGGCGCGGGAGGTCGTGGTGCCCGACGCCTGGGGCTGCTGCGCCTACGCGGGCGACCGCGGGATGCTGCATCCCGAGCTGACCGCCTCGGCCACCGCAGCCGAGGCGGCCGAGGTGGTCGCCCTGGGCGCCGAAGCCCACGCGTCGTGCAACCGCACGTGCGAGCTGGGCATGACCCGCGCGACGGGAGCTCCGTACCGCCACGTGCTCGAGCTGCTCGAGGAGGCCACGCGTCCGTGACGACGCCGGGCGCCGGATCAGCCGCCGGTGGAGTCGCGGACGATGAGCTGCGGGCGGAACCGCACCTGGCGCTCGTGGTCGCCGTCGGGGGCGTCGAGTCCCTTGAGGAGCAGATCGACCGCGCGGTAGCCGATCTCGTGGGCGGGCTGGCGGATGGAGCTCAGCGGCACGACCGTGGCCGAGGCGAAGTCGATGTCGTCGTAGCCGATGAGGGCGACGTCGCCCGGCACCCGTACCCGGCCCAGCACCGAGAACGCCTGCAGCACGCCGACGGCGAGGAGGTCGTTCGCCGCGAACACGGCATCCACGCGTGCGCGCTCGTCGCGCTCGCGCAGCGCCTCACCGGCCGCGCGACCGTGCAGCACCGACAGCGCCGGCACGGCGACCTCTTCGAGCGAGGCGTCCGCGACCTCGGCGACGGCTCGACGGGCACCCTCGAGGCGATCGGCCACCTGACGGATCGACACCGGTCCGCGGACGAAGGCGATCCGGCGGCGACCGCGGGCGAGCAGGTGCGCGACCGCCAGGTACCCGCCCTCGACGTCGTCGACGGCGACCGACGCGAAGGTGCCGTCGGCGACCTCGCGGTCCACGAGCACGACCGGCACGCCGCCCGTCTGCAGGGCGCGGAGCTTGTCGAGGTCGTCGCCGGCGGGGGTGACGAGCACGCCGTTGACACGCTGCTCGCGGAAGAGGTCGAGGTGGGCGGACTCGCGGGCGGGATTCTCGTCGCTCGCGCTCAGCAGCACGGCCATCCCGCTCTCGGCGGCGCGCGTCTCGGCGCCGCGGGCGACCTCGGCGAAGAACGGGTTGCCGATGTCGAGCACGACGAGGCCGATCGACCTGCTGCGCCCCGCGCGCAGCTGACGCGCCGCGTCGTTGCGCACGAAACCGAGGTCGGCGATCGCCTGCTGCACGCGCACGACCATCTCGGGCGAGACGCGCGTCGGGTTGTTGAGGACGTTCGAGACCGTCCCCACCGACACGGATGCCGCGACCGCGACATCCCGCACGCTCACTGCCATGCGGTCCACCGTAGCGCGCGGCGGCTTCGCGCGCCGAGAAATCGGTAAGCGCTTGCCGGTTGTGCGTCGCGTGAGAACCCGCTACGCTCATGAAACGATTCACTGTTCACCTGCCGACCGCGTCGTCGGCAACCGACGAGGAGCCTCGATGACGAGCGCGTCTACCCAGCGGGTCTGCTTCTCGCTGCAGGTCCGCCCCGAACTGCTCGACGAGTACATCCGGCGTCACACGCCCGTGTGGCCCGAGATGCTCGCCGAGATCGCCGCGTCCGGACGCCGCAGCTACTCCCTCTTCCTCGCCGAGGGCGGTCGCCTCATCGGCTACTACGAGGTCGACGACGACGCGGCGGCGCAGGCCTACCTCGCCGCCTCCCCGGTCGCCGCCCGATGGGAGGCCGAGATGGCGCGCTTCTTCGTGGGCCTCGCGGGCCGGCCCGATCAGGCCGCCACCGCGCTGACCGAGGTCTTCAACCTGCACGACCAGCTGGCCGCATCGGCCGCATCCACCCCCACCACCGACGAAAGCGACGACGCATCGTGAGCGCACTCTCCCCCGACGACTTCGCCCGGCTCGAGCGCCAGGGCATCGAACTCCCCAGCTGGGCGTTCGGAAACTCCGGCACCCGCTTCCGGGTCTTCCCGACCGCGGGGACTCCCCGCGACCCGTTCGAGAAGATCGCCGACGCGGCCGAGGTGAACCGCGTCACCGGACTCGCCCCGTCGGTCGCGCTGCACATCCCGTGGGACAAGGTCCAGGACTACAGCGCGCTCCGCGCCCACGCCGAAGACCTCGGCGTGGCCCTGGGCACCATCAACTCGAACACCTTCCAGGACGAGGACTACAAGTTCGGCGCCCTCACCCACGAAGACGACGCGATCCGCCGCAAGGCGATCGACCACCACCTCGAGTGCGTCGACGTCATGGACGCCACCGGCTCGCGCGACCTGAAGATCTGGCTGGCCGAGGGGTCGAACTACCCCGGCCAGAACGACATGCGCGCCCGCCAGGACCGCCTCGCCGACTCGCTCCAGCAGATCTACGCGCGCCTCACGGGCGAGCAGCGCCTGGTGCTCGAGTACAAGTTCTTCGAGCCGTCGTTCTACCACACCGACGTTCCCGACTGGGGCACGAGCTACGTGCAGGTCGCCGCCCTCGGCGAGCGCGCGATGGTGTGCCTCGACACCGGCCACCACGCCCCCGGCACGAACATCGAGTTCATCGTCATGCAGCTGCTGCGCCTCGGCAAGCTCGGCTCGTTCGACTTCAACTCGCGCTTCTACGCCGACGACGACCTCATCGTCGGCGCAGCCGACCCGTTCCAGCTGTTCCGCATCCTCGTCGAGGTGCTGCGCGGGGGCGGCTTCGACAACCCCGACGTGGTGTTCATGCTCGACCAGTGCCACAACATCGAGGCGAAGATCCCGGGGCAGATCCGTTCGGTCCTGAACGTGCAGGAGATGACGGCGCGCGCGCTGCTCATCGACGGCGACGCCCTCGCCGCCGCTCGCACCGCGAACGACGTGCTGGGAGCGCAGGCCGTGTTCATGGACGCCTTCTACACCGACGTCCGCCCGGCCCTCGCCGAGTGGCGAGAGTCGCGCGGCCTGCCCGCCGACCCGATGGCCGCGTACGCGGCATCCGGCTACCAGCAGAAGATCGAGGCCGAGCGCGTCGGCGGCACCCAGGCCGGCTGGGGCGCATGAGCAGCGCCGCCTCCGCACGTCCCGCGCGCCGACCGCTCAGCGCGTGGAAGGCGACCATCGCGGTCGCGATGTCGAACTACATCGAGGCGGGGGCCATCATCGCCCTCGCCACGAGCCTCACGCTCTGGCAGGAGGCGTTCGGCTTCGACGACGGCGTCGTCGGCATCGTGGCGGCGCTGTCCGCCAACGCGTTCGGAGCTGCGTTGGGCGCGGCCATCGGCGGGCCGCTGTGCGACCGCCTCGGCCGGAAGTTCATCTACACCTACGACCTCATCGTCTTCATGATCGGCGCGCTGGCCGTGACGTTCGCGCCGAACCTCGCCGTGCTGCTGATCGGGGTGATCCTCATGGGTGTCGCGGTGGGCGCCGGAGTGCCCGCCTCGTGGACCTACATCGCCGAGGAGGCGCCGAACGAGCACCGCGCGGCCCACGTCGGGACGGCGCAGCTGGCGTGGTCGATCGGCCCCGCGGTGGGCTTCCTGCTCGCCGTCGTCGTCGGCCCGCTCGGCCTGCTCGGTTCCCGGCTGATCTTCTTCCATCTCTTCGTGATCGCCGCCGTCACCTGGTGGGTGCGTCGCGGCCTGCCCGAGTCGCGCCGCTGGAAGACCGAGCGCGAGGCCTCGGTGGCCGCCGGCACCCGCCCGTCGTTCTTCTCGGGGATCGTCGGCCTGCTCACCCAGCCGAAGAACTGGGGCGCGCTGGCCTTCCTCATCGGCGTCTACGGCCTGTGGAACACCGTCGCCGGCCAGGCCGGCATCTTCCAGCCCCGCGTCTACGACGCCGCCGGCCTCCACGACCCGATGCAGCAGAACCTCCTGCAGGTGCTGGTGTGGAGCCTGACGGCGGCCGCGACCTACTTCGGCTTCATGCGCTACGGCGACCGGGTGCGCCGCAAGTGGCTGTACCTCGCCGGAGCGACGCTCGGCGTCGTGGCGTGGGCCGTGCTGATCTACGCCCCGCCGGGACTGTTCTCGCTGCTGTTCTTCGCGGTCGCGTGGGGCGTATCGGCCGGTATCGGCGCCCAGGCCTTCTACGGCCTGTGGACCGCCGAGCTGTTCGCCACCCGCTACCGCGCGAGCGCCCAGGGCGTGCTCTTCATGCTCGCCCGTGTCATGGTGGGCCTGCTCAGCCTCGTCTTCCCCGTGCTCCTGTCGGGGCTCGGCCTCGCCGGGCTCGGAGTCATCATCCTGGGCCTGCTCGTGGCGGCGCTGCTCATCGGAACGATCTGGGCGCCCGACACCGAGGGCAAGTCGCTCGAGGACATCGAGGTCGAGCGCTACGGCCGACGCGAGCCCGCTCCGGCCGCTCGGGGCGGGCGATGAGCGCGGCGCCGGAGCCGGTCGCGGCAGCCGACGGTCTCGTGCGCGTGTACCCGGCGGCCCAGCCGACCGGTGGCGGCCTCGTCTGGATGCACGGCGGCGGCTTCGCCCACGGCGACCTCGACATGCCCGAATCGGATGCCGTCGCACGCGGCCTCGCCGCGCGCGGCACGACCGTCGTCTCGGTGGACTACCGCCTGGCGGCCGTCGGCGGCAGCGACAACCGCTACCCCGCGGCATCCGACGATGTGCTCCGCGCCTGGGAATGGACCCGCGACAACGCCGAACGGTGGGGCGTCGACCGACTCGCGATCGGCGGCGCGAGCGCCGGCGCGAACCTGGCCGCCGGTGCGACGCTGCGCCTGATCGCCGCCGAGCGCGCGCTGCCCGAGCTCGTCGTCCTGGCGTACCCGACGCTGCTCGCGGTGCAGCCGGCTCCGGGCCTCGCGCTCCGCGCCGCCCTCGACGCCCACCCGGAGCACGATCGCTTCGGGACCGACGTCGTGCGCACGATGTACGAGAACTACCTGGGCACCTCGGTCATCGGAGCCCCGATCGCCGCCGTGCCCGCACTCGCGTCCGCCGCCGAGCTCGCGCAGTTCCCTCCGGTCCTCATGATCAACAGCGAGATCGACGAGCTCAGCGTCTCGGGCGAGGTCTTCGCCGCCACGCTGCGCTCGGCCGGACGCCCCATCGACCTCGTCGTCGAGCCCGGCACCGACCACGGCCACCTCAACCGGCCCGAGCTTCCCGGCGCAGACGCGTCGATCGGCCGCATCGCCGACCGGCTCGACGCTCTGACCGCCTCCGCCCCGACCGCATCCTGACCTCCCGCACCCGTCCCGAAGGAAAGCCATGACCTCCGCCGCAGCCGCCGACCTCATCGCGCGCAGCAACCGCCTGGGCTCCGACCCGAAGAACACCAACTACGCCGGAGGCAACACCTCCGCCAAGGGCACCGACATCGACCCCGTCACCGGCGAGCCGGTCGAGCTGCTGTGGGTGAAGGGCTCGGGCGGCGACCTCGGAACGCTCAAGCCGGAAGGCCTGGCGGTGCTCCGTCTCGATCGGATGCGCGCGCTCGTCGACGTCTACCCGGGCCTGGAGCGCGAGGACGAGATGGTCGCCGCGTTCGACTACTGCCTGCACGGCAAGGGCGGCGCAGCACCCTCGATCGACACCGCGATGCACGGCCTCGTCGACGCCGCCCACGTCGACCACCTGCACCCGGACGCCGGCATCGCCATCGCGACCGCCGCCGACGGCGAACAGCTGACCCCGGCGATCTTCGGCGAGAAGGTCGTGTGGGTGCCGTGGCGCCGTCCCGGCTTCCAGCTCGGCCTCGACATCGCCGAGATCAAGGCGCAGAATCCGCAGGCGATCGGATGCATCCTCGGCGGGCACGGCATCACGGCGTGGGGCGACACCTCCGACGAGGCCGAGGCGAACAGCCTGTGGATCATCGAGACGGCGCAGCGCTACATCGACGAGCACGGCGCGGCCGACCCGTTCGGCGGCATCCGCGCCGGTTTCACGGCTCTGCCCGGCGACGAGCGCCGCGCCCGCGCCGCCGCCCTCGCCGCGACGGTCCGCGGCATCGCCTCGACCGACAGGCCGATGGTCGGCCACTACACCGACTCGGACGTGGTGCTCGACTTCCTCGCGTCCGAGAAGGCGGCCGCCCTCGCAGAGCTCGGCACGAGCTGCCCCGACCACTTCCTGCGGACCAAGGTCAAGCCCCTCATCCTCGATCTGCCGGCCACGGCCTCGGTCGACGAGCAGATCGCCCGGCTCCACGAGCTGCACGCCGCCTACCGCGCGGACTACCAGGCGTACTATGACGCCCACGCCGACGCCGGCTCCCCCGCCATCCGCGGCGCCGATCCGCTGATCGTCCTCGTTCCGGGCGTGGGGATGTTCTCGTACGGTGCGAACAAGCAGACCGCGCGCGTCGCGGGCGAGTTCTACGTCAACGCCATCAACGTCATGCGCGGCGCCGAGGCGCTGTCGACCTACGCGCCGATCTCGGACGCCGAGAAGTTCCGCATCGAGTACTGGGCGCTCGAGGAGGCGAAGCTGCAGCGGATGCCGAAGCCGAAGTCCCACCAGGGACGCATCGCCTTCGTCACGGGGGCGGCATCCGGCATCGGCAAGGCCATCGCCACCCGTCTCGCGGCCGAGGGCGCGTGCGTCGTCGTCGCCGACCTCGACCTCGAGAAGGCGCAGGCCGCGGCGGCCGAGCTCGGCGGCACCGACGTCGCCATCGGCGTCGCGGCCAACGTCGCCGACGCCGCGGGCGTCCAGGCCGCGATCGACGCGACCCTCCTCGCCTTCGGCGGCATCGACCTCGTCGTCAACAACGCCGGGCTTTCGCTCTCCAAGCCGCTGCTCGAGACCACCGAGAAGGACTGGGACCTGCAGCACGACGTGATGGCCAAGGGCTCGTTCCTCGTGTCGAAGGCCGCGGCGAAAGCGCTCATCGAGCAGAAGCTCGGCGGCGACGTGATCTACATCTCGTCGAAGAACTCCGTCTTCGCGGGCCCGAACAACATCGCGTACTCGGCGACGAAGGCCGATCAGGCCCACCAGGTGCGACTGCTCGCGGTCGAGCTCGGCGAGCACGGCGTGCGGGTCAACGGCATCAACCCCGACGGCGTCGTGCGCGGCTCGGGCATCTTCGCCGCCGGCTGGGGCGCCAACCGCGCCGCGACCTACGGCGTCGACGAGAAGGACCTCGGCCAGTTCTACGCCAACCGCACGATCCTCAAGCGCGAGGTCGTGCCCGAGAACGTCGCCGACGCGGTGTACGTCCTCACCGGCCCCGAGCTCTCGCGCACGACGGGCCTGCACATCCCCGTCGACTCCGGCGTGGCCGCGGCCTTCCTGCGATGACGCGGCGCCGAGCGCACGGCTTCGCGCCGAGTGCACCCCATCCACGCGTCGACATCCCGTGCACGCGGCGAGCGGCCGTGCAATCGGTAGCAGGATGCCGCGCATGACCGGCTCGGGAGCGGTCGCGGCGGTCGACCTGGGGGCCACGAGCGGGCGGGTGATCGTGGGACACGTGGGGCCCGACACCCTCACGACCGAGACGGTCGCGCGGTTCGCCAACGATCCGGTCCCGGCCGGGGACGGCCTGCACTGGAACCTCGTGGGCATGTACGGCTCGGTGCTGTCCGGGCTGCGCGGGGCCTTCCGCGCGACGCCCGAGATCGCCTCGATCGGGGTCGACTCATGGGCCGTCGACTACGGCCTGCTGCGCCGGGGCCGGCTGCTCGGCGAACCCTTTCACTACCGCGACGAGCGCACCGGGCGCGGCGTCGCGGCCGTGCACGCGCGCTTTCCGCACGCCGAGCTCTTCGAGCGGAACGGGCTGCAGTTCCTCCCGTTCAACACGCTGTACCAGTTCGCCGCCGAGGACGCCGACCTGCTCGCTTTCGCCGACACCGCGCTGCTGGTGCCCGACCTCGTCGGCTACTGGCTGACAGGCATCGCCCGCGCCGAGCAGACGAACGCGTCGACGACCGGCCTGATGCGGGTGCTGCACGCGGCGTGGGACGACGGTCTCATCTCGGCGCTCGGGCTGCCGCGCGGCATCCTCCCCCCGCTCATCGCTCCCGGTGACCGGCTCGGTGCGCTGCGGGCCGACGTCGCCGCCTCGATCGGCGCGCCCGAGGCGACCCCGGTGACCGCCGTCGGCTCGCACGACACCGCCTCGGCGGTGGTCGCGGTGCCGATGCAGGCGGATGCCGCGGCCTACATCTCGTGCGGCACGTGGGGCCTGGTCGGGGTCGAGGTCGAGCACCTGGTGCTCAGCCGCGCGGCGCTGGAGGCGAACTTCACCAACGAGGGCGGGGTGGACGGGCGCGTGCGCCTGCTGCACAACGTCATGGGGCTCTGGGTGCTCAGCGAGGCCGTGCGTCAGTGGGAACGGCGCGAGGGGCACCGGATCGACCTGCCCACACTGCTCGATGCCGCCCGGGAGGCGGAGGGGGTCGTGTTCGACATCAACGACCCGCGGTTCCTCGCGCCCGGTGACATGACCTCGCGCATCGACGCGTGGTGCGACGAGCACGATGTCGCGAGCCCGCGCACCCGAGCGGAGTACACCCGCTCGATCGTGGAGTCCCTCGCGCAGGCCTTCGCCGACACCGTCGCCGCGGCCGGGCGCATCGGCGGGGTGGACGTCCGCACGATCCACATCGTCGGCGGGGGCGCGCTCAACGAGCTGCTGTGTCAGCGCACGGCCGACCGCGCCGGGATGCCCGTGCTCGCCGGGCCGGTCGAGGCCACCGCCCTCGGGAACGTGCTCGTGCAGGCGCGGGCCGCCGGTTTCGTCTCGGGCTCGCTCGAGTCGCTGCGAGACCTCGTGGCACGCACCCACGCTCCGCGGCGCTACGAGCCCCGCGCCTAGGGCGTGTCTGACAAATAGTTCGATGTCTGGCTGAGAGCCTGGGTGTGTGTCGCGGTTTCAGTTGCTTTCGGATGCTCAGTGGTCGTTGATCGAGGGGATGCTGCCGCGTCCGACTGGTCGACCTGGTCGGAAGTTCTCCGATGCTCGGCGGATGGTCGAAGCAATCATCTATCGGTATCGGTGCGGGATCGCGTGGCGTGATTTGCCCGAGGCGTTTGGGCCGTGGCAGACGGCGTGGACGTGGCATCACCGGATGGCCGCGGAGGGCACCTGGGATGTGGTGCTCGATAGGTTGACCGCCGCCGCGGACGCGGCGGGATTGATCGATTGGTCGCTGTCGGTGGACTCGACCATCGCGCGTGCGCATCAGCACGCGACGAACACGACCCGCACCACAGGGGGCTGGGTCGAATTACACGAATCCGCGGATCGAGCCGCCTGATCACGGTATCGGTCGCTCTCGAGGCGGGTTGTCGACGAAGATCCATCAGCTC
Protein-coding sequences here:
- a CDS encoding MFS transporter; amino-acid sequence: MSSAASARPARRPLSAWKATIAVAMSNYIEAGAIIALATSLTLWQEAFGFDDGVVGIVAALSANAFGAALGAAIGGPLCDRLGRKFIYTYDLIVFMIGALAVTFAPNLAVLLIGVILMGVAVGAGVPASWTYIAEEAPNEHRAAHVGTAQLAWSIGPAVGFLLAVVVGPLGLLGSRLIFFHLFVIAAVTWWVRRGLPESRRWKTEREASVAAGTRPSFFSGIVGLLTQPKNWGALAFLIGVYGLWNTVAGQAGIFQPRVYDAAGLHDPMQQNLLQVLVWSLTAAATYFGFMRYGDRVRRKWLYLAGATLGVVAWAVLIYAPPGLFSLLFFAVAWGVSAGIGAQAFYGLWTAELFATRYRASAQGVLFMLARVMVGLLSLVFPVLLSGLGLAGLGVIILGLLVAALLIGTIWAPDTEGKSLEDIEVERYGRREPAPAARGGR
- the rhaI gene encoding L-rhamnose isomerase codes for the protein MSALSPDDFARLERQGIELPSWAFGNSGTRFRVFPTAGTPRDPFEKIADAAEVNRVTGLAPSVALHIPWDKVQDYSALRAHAEDLGVALGTINSNTFQDEDYKFGALTHEDDAIRRKAIDHHLECVDVMDATGSRDLKIWLAEGSNYPGQNDMRARQDRLADSLQQIYARLTGEQRLVLEYKFFEPSFYHTDVPDWGTSYVQVAALGERAMVCLDTGHHAPGTNIEFIVMQLLRLGKLGSFDFNSRFYADDDLIVGAADPFQLFRILVEVLRGGGFDNPDVVFMLDQCHNIEAKIPGQIRSVLNVQEMTARALLIDGDALAAARTANDVLGAQAVFMDAFYTDVRPALAEWRESRGLPADPMAAYAASGYQQKIEAERVGGTQAGWGA
- a CDS encoding bifunctional aldolase/short-chain dehydrogenase, whose product is MTSAAAADLIARSNRLGSDPKNTNYAGGNTSAKGTDIDPVTGEPVELLWVKGSGGDLGTLKPEGLAVLRLDRMRALVDVYPGLEREDEMVAAFDYCLHGKGGAAPSIDTAMHGLVDAAHVDHLHPDAGIAIATAADGEQLTPAIFGEKVVWVPWRRPGFQLGLDIAEIKAQNPQAIGCILGGHGITAWGDTSDEAEANSLWIIETAQRYIDEHGAADPFGGIRAGFTALPGDERRARAAALAATVRGIASTDRPMVGHYTDSDVVLDFLASEKAAALAELGTSCPDHFLRTKVKPLILDLPATASVDEQIARLHELHAAYRADYQAYYDAHADAGSPAIRGADPLIVLVPGVGMFSYGANKQTARVAGEFYVNAINVMRGAEALSTYAPISDAEKFRIEYWALEEAKLQRMPKPKSHQGRIAFVTGAASGIGKAIATRLAAEGACVVVADLDLEKAQAAAAELGGTDVAIGVAANVADAAGVQAAIDATLLAFGGIDLVVNNAGLSLSKPLLETTEKDWDLQHDVMAKGSFLVSKAAAKALIEQKLGGDVIYISSKNSVFAGPNNIAYSATKADQAHQVRLLAVELGEHGVRVNGINPDGVVRGSGIFAAGWGANRAATYGVDEKDLGQFYANRTILKREVVPENVADAVYVLTGPELSRTTGLHIPVDSGVAAAFLR
- a CDS encoding L-rhamnose mutarotase, which gives rise to MTSASTQRVCFSLQVRPELLDEYIRRHTPVWPEMLAEIAASGRRSYSLFLAEGGRLIGYYEVDDDAAAQAYLAASPVAARWEAEMARFFVGLAGRPDQAATALTEVFNLHDQLAASAASTPTTDESDDAS
- a CDS encoding alpha/beta hydrolase translates to MSAAPEPVAAADGLVRVYPAAQPTGGGLVWMHGGGFAHGDLDMPESDAVARGLAARGTTVVSVDYRLAAVGGSDNRYPAASDDVLRAWEWTRDNAERWGVDRLAIGGASAGANLAAGATLRLIAAERALPELVVLAYPTLLAVQPAPGLALRAALDAHPEHDRFGTDVVRTMYENYLGTSVIGAPIAAVPALASAAELAQFPPVLMINSEIDELSVSGEVFAATLRSAGRPIDLVVEPGTDHGHLNRPELPGADASIGRIADRLDALTASAPTAS
- a CDS encoding LacI family DNA-binding transcriptional regulator; the encoded protein is MAVSVRDVAVAASVSVGTVSNVLNNPTRVSPEMVVRVQQAIADLGFVRNDAARQLRAGRSRSIGLVVLDIGNPFFAEVARGAETRAAESGMAVLLSASDENPARESAHLDLFREQRVNGVLVTPAGDDLDKLRALQTGGVPVVLVDREVADGTFASVAVDDVEGGYLAVAHLLARGRRRIAFVRGPVSIRQVADRLEGARRAVAEVADASLEEVAVPALSVLHGRAAGEALRERDERARVDAVFAANDLLAVGVLQAFSVLGRVRVPGDVALIGYDDIDFASATVVPLSSIRQPAHEIGYRAVDLLLKGLDAPDGDHERQVRFRPQLIVRDSTGG
- a CDS encoding FAD-binding and (Fe-S)-binding domain-containing protein, which codes for MLAHPLSDPDVSALTAALGDAGSVSTRALDRVAQASDASHVLLTPSAIATADDADAVARLLRAASERRMPVTFRSGGTSLSGQSATDGLLVDVRRGFRRVDVLDGGRRVRAQPGATVRQVNTRLARHGYRLGPDPASEAACTIGGVVSNNSSGMACGTVENTYRTLESLVFVLPSGTVVDTAAPDADARLRAAEPDLVAGLERLRRRVISNPASVAIIERSFSMKNTMGYGVNAFLDHDSPAELLAHLLVGSEGTLAFVAEATYRTVAIRPRIATTLAVFRDLEAATRALPDLVDGGAATLELMDATSLRVGQGLRDAPDAIRGFTVEDHAALLIEYHAGSDDELDALIAGGARLLAAQPLLAPAALSSDVAARAAAWKLRKGLYASVAGARPSGTTALLEDIVVPVPALATTCGALQELFARYDYRDSVIFGHAKDGNIHFMLTDRFETDDQLARYAGFTEAMVDLVLAAGGNLKAEHGTGRVMAPYVRRQYGDELYDVMMQLKRLCDPAGILNPGVIIDDDPAAHLKNIKLAETVEAEVDRCVECGYCEPVCPSKDLTLTPRQRIVARRAIARAEAAGDGPLVAELERDYDYAGIDTCAVDGMCQTACPVLINTGSLVKRLRREGASPGADAAWAGAARGWGAVTRAASTALSVADRVPAAAVTAVTDVGRAVVGADTLPRYDADLPRGGRARGRLGSHVGPSGAEPAAVFLPACVNTMFGPADTGTATGAGPGIGATEAFRRLAERAGVALVVPNGVDGLCCSTPWTSKGHAPGREVMSSRVVAAVRSASRDGVLTVVTDASSCTEGFVHLLSDAGVSVRVEDAVAFAQRELLPRLALPAPRIATLALHPTCSSAQLGLDPALRSLAASVAREVVVPDAWGCCAYAGDRGMLHPELTASATAAEAAEVVALGAEAHASCNRTCELGMTRATGAPYRHVLELLEEATRP